Genomic segment of Chryseobacterium culicis:
TTCTTTTTATTGATTTGATATTATTTGGAAATCTTTATTGGAAAATTTTCATAAAAGTTATTTTTATATTAATAAAAAACTTATATTTGAAACATTAAAAAATCTATTTGGAGAAATGAAGCAATTTTACAATTCAAAAAGTTTACTTAGACTTTCTTTTTTATTCGTTTTATTATTTTCTGTAATTACCGTTGTGAATTCTTGTAAAAAAGATGATGACGAAGAGTTTCAGGATCATGTGGTTCAATTCGAGGTGAAGACAACTGCCGGAGGAAACATCATAAGTGTTGTTACGCAGGTAGGTACAGCTCAGAACACAATATACAATACACCACAGTCACCTGTGACTTCACCATGGACAAGCGGGGAATTCTTCGTGAACTCCAGCCAGGCACAGTTGAATCTTGATGCAAATGCATCAATGCCTGATGATAATTCTGAATTAACGATCAATCTTTATATAGATGGAGAAGTTGTAAGAACTGTTAAGAAGAAAGGTAAAGGTGTACTTGTTGCTTCTATTGATTACAGTTTCCTAGAACCATAAAAATTATTTATTTTTAATATTTATAAAAAAAACCGCTCTTAGGGCGGTTTTTTTATTCTTCAATCATACGCTGTTGAACAGCTCTGTTGATGAGTTCCGTGGAATTTTTTGCATGAAATTTCTGGAGCAGATTTTTACGGTGGGTATCTACAGTAAGAGGACTTAAAAACAGTTCCTCAGCAATCATATTACTTGTTTTCCCCTGAGCTACCATCTGTAGTATTTGTTTTTCTCTTTTCGTAAGCCTGGGTGCAGGTACCTCATTTTGAGAAGGACGGCTGATGATCAGTTTGGTTTCATTGCAGAACACAATATCTCCGGAAAGCGCACCTCTTATGCATATTACCAGCTCATCAATAGAAGTGTTTTTGAGAAGGTAACCACTTGCTCCGTTTTGTATAGACTGCATAATGATACTTCTTTCAGAACGGTTGCTGAACATGATGACTGAGGTATTCGGGGATATTTTTTTTATTTCCCTGCAAAGTTCTGTTCCATTGGCATCGGGAAGCGTAATATCCAGGAGAATAATATCTGCCATTTCTGACCGGACAAAGTTTATCGTTTCTGTACCGGACGCAAAACTTCCGGCTACATTAAAGAAAGGCTGGCTGTTCAGCATCATTCTCAGTCCTTCAATCACAATAGGGTGATCGTCTACGATGACAATATTTATTTTTTCATTCTCCATGGATGTTGAGTTCTATATTAATTGCTGTTCCCTGATGATCAGAATTGATTTCCATTTTTCCTTTCAGGTAGTTGACTCTGTTTTTCAGATTACGAAGCCCCATACTTTTGGTGGTATTCTCTCTGTTTTTATCAAATCCTTTTCCGTTATCTTCAATGGTGATCAGAAAATTTTCGCCGGATTGGGAGCATTGAAGTAAAATATTGTTGGCTTCAGCATGTTTTACTGCATTAGCCAGTAATTCCTGTACAATCCTGTAAATATTAAGCTGGATATTCAAAGGTAATGTCTTTTCAATATCAATAGCCTGAAAATCTATGTCGAGGTTTTTTCTGCTGTAGAATTCACACAAATCCTGTATGGCAGTTTCCAAACCAAAATTAAGCAATGATTCTGGCATTAAATTTCTGGCAACGTGGCGCAGCTCACTTACAGAACTATCCAGCTGACCCAAGATTTTATAAAACTCCTTATCCTTTTCCGGATTCAGATGGCTGGAAGACCAGGTGGAAAAGTTAATTTTAACCCCTGCAAGCATTCCGCCCAAACCATCGTGAAGATCCCTTGCAATACGTTCTCTTTCTCTTTCTTCCCCGTCAAGGATGGCTTTCGTCAGTGATAATTCTTCCTTTTGCTTGATATCATTGAGTTTCTGTTCATTTATCTTTTTATTTTTTCTGAAAATGATAAACAGGAAGATCAGAAGACTTAAGGCTAATAATAAAACAAGACCCATTCCCCATAAATAAGAGTTCTTCTTGTTTACTTCCAGATCTTTTTGATTTTTTTCAGCATTTAAGGTCGCTATTTTTCTTTCTTTTTCAGCGGTGTTGAATTTAGATTCAAGTTTGTTGATTTCAAGCTTTACATTCTCCGTGTTCAGACTATCGTTGAGCTTAGAATATTTTTGCTCCCATAGAAGTGCTTCTTTTGTATTTCCCAATTCTTCATTGAGTAAAGAAAGTTGTTTGTAAAAGGTTTTTCTGTTATTAAGATCAATGGTCAGAGATTTTTCTGTTAAAACATCCTCCAAAGTAGCCTTGGCTTCCTTATATCTTTTGAGTTTTTTTAAAATATCATATTTGTTGAAATAAAACATTTGAGCCAAAAGATTCTGATTGTACTTTTGGGTATAAAAAATTCCTTTTTCTATTACAGGAAGAGCTTCTTCATTCTTTTGACGGGTAATATACAACAGAGTTTTGCTGTAATAATAAAACGCATTGGATGAAGATTCCGGATAAGGATTGATGAGTTTTTCAGCTTTATTTAAATATTTTTCAGCCTCATCTCCGTTAGCCTGATAACAGAAATTGTTGGCAGAGTTGAGGTAGGTGAAAAATAGTTCAGCAGAATTTGGATAGTGTTTTTCGAGGATTTTCAGCGCTTTGACATTATAATCTTCAGCTTTTTTAAACTGGGCATTATAAGTAAGAATCACGGCAAGCTGAGTGTACAGGAAACCTAAATTTCTGTTGCTTTCATATTTTTCAACCAGAGGAATACTTTTTTCAAGTATCATCTTCACTAAAGGAATATAACCTTCCTTATCCTTTTGAGAAACTCCGTAGCTGTACCAGGCAAGAGCCTGAAGAAAATCAGATTCCTCATTTTTGAATTTTGATAAAGACCGGATGGCTTGCTGATAGGAAACTGCAGCTTTCTTTTTGTTCCTGTCCAGATTATATTGTCCTTCGTAATAATAATATTTTGCTGAGATAAAAGGATGGCTTTGAGCCAGTAATTTTCCGTTTGCAAGATATTTCTTACTTAAAATAGAGTCACTGTTTCTATAATAATTTGATAAAAGCAAAGAAGCCGTTGCTTTTGAAGCATCGGGAAGATGACCTTTTGTAATAGTTTGTAAGCTGTCTATATAAGCTTTCTCATTAAGCGGAATGATTTGTTGGGATTGTAATTTAAAAAACAAAAACAGGCTTAGCAGGACAAGTAATCTCTTCATTATGGATCAGTTCTGTAAAATATTTTTTTAAACGCTCAATTTAATTAAAAATTTCAGCATAAAAAATACCTGAATTTAGGTAGAAAAAATTCCTTGTTTTTCAGGATTGATAGACGTAGAGGATGCTCATAGCTTTGCAAATATCAAATCATGAATCATAGAATATTCAATATAGTAACTAAAATTTAAACAAAAAGATTATGAAAAAAATGAAAATGAATCAGCTGCTAAGAGGAGTCTTCGTTGCTGTAATAGCGGCATTGCTTATTGGGTTTACAGCTTCATGCAGTAAAGATAATGACGACAACAATGTGAATGGGGCAGGGAAAAGCCATAAAGTGGTTTTTAAAGCCATCGCTTCTTCGGGAAGTAATATTGATGTGGCCGTTTACGGAATTGATGGTAACCCTACCACAGCATCAAGTCTTAGCGGATCAACCTGGAGCAGCCCTGAAGTAACCTCAGAACCTGGAGCATATACTGCTAATGCTGCTGTAAATGCTATCGGACCGGACGCTTCTGCTACTTTGAAGGTTCAGATCTGGGTAGATGGAGAACTTAAGAAAGAAGGAACTTCCAGTGGACAATATTTGTCAGCTTCTACAAGCTATACATTTTAATATCAAATTATTTTAGGACATAAAAGTGGCGCTGAGATCATCTCAGCGCCACTTTTTATATGGTGTTTAAGCTTAGCCTACTTTTACAATAAAGTAGCTTTTCTTACCTTTTTGCAATAATAGGAATTTACCGTCGATAAGATCCGTTTCATTGGCGGTAAAAGTATCATTTACTTTTTGTTTGTTTACAGAGATTGCATTTCCTTTAATCTCTCTTTGCGCTTCACTCTTAGACTTTAAGAATCCTGATTTTTCAGAAAGAAGCTCAACAATATTCACTCCTAAAACATCGGTTTTTGCAATTTCTTTCTGAGGAACTCCATCAAAAACTTCAAGGAAAGTTTCTTCATCAAGACTTACAAGATCTTCAGCTGTGGAACGCCCGAAAAGAATTTCAGAAGCTTTCAGTGCTTTTTCATATTCTTCTCTTCCATGTACCCAAACAGTAACCTCTTCAGCCAGTCTCTTTTGTAGTTTTCTTTCGTGTGCTGCTGTTTTATGTTCTTCAATTAAAGCTTCAATTTCTTCTTTTCCTAAGAAAGTATAGAACTTGATGAATCTTTCAGCATCATCATCAGTAGCATTCAGCCAGAACTGGTAGAATTTGTAAGGAGACGTTTTCTTTTTATCCAGCCAATAGTTTTCTCCACTTTCAGACTTCCCGAATTTAGAACCATCCGCTTTAGTAATCAAAGGAACTGTTAATGCAAACGCTTCACCCTGAGCTTTTCTACGGATCAATTCTGTTCCTGTAGTGATATTTCCCCACTGGTCAGAACCTCCCATTTGTAGCTTTACATTGTTGTTTTGGTATAGGTGAAGGAAATCATATCCTTGGATGAGCTGGTACGTGAATTCTGTAAAACTCATTCCGTCAACCCCTGCGTCTCCGGAAAGTCTTTTCTTTACAGAATCTTTCGCCATCATATAGTTAACGGTGATATTCTTCCCTACATTTTTAGCAAAATCAAGGAAAGAAATATTCTTCATCCAATCGTAATTGTTAACCAGTTCAGCCTTGTTGGGCTCATTTCCTTCAAAGTTTAAGAATTTTGAAAGCTGGTTCTTTAAACAGTCAACATAATGTAAAAGAGTTTCTTCATCCAAAAGATTTCTTTCAGCCGATTTCCCGGAAGGATCTCCAATCATTCCTGTAGCACCTCCTACCAAAGCAATCGGCTTGTGGCCATGCAGCTGGAAGTGAGCTAAAATTTTTATCTGGATAAGACTTCCGATATGTAAAGAATCGGCAGTAGGATCAAAACCAATATATGCAGTAGTTACCTCTTTATTCAGTTGTTCATCGGTTCCTGGCATCATATCGGCAAATAGACCACGCCATTTCAGTTCTTCTATAAAGGAATTCATTGATTTTTAACTTTAAAATTTTAAGATGCAAAGATAGTAAATTCAGAAGGAAGAGAAAAAAGGATAAATAGCAAATAAGCAAATTGATAAAAACCTGAAAATGCTTTGGTGGTAACTTTAGAAGCAAAGGTAGATTCACTGTTTCCCTTTTGCAATTATGCCCCAAATACGCTATATTTGTTATTAATGAATGACGAACAGCTATTCCTGCTCATACAGAAGGCCAAGGATAAAGACCAGAAGGCCCAGACTAAACTCATTAATGTTTTTTGGGTGGATGTTTTCTCTTTTGTCATGAAAAAGGTGAGAGATGAAAATGATGCAGATGAAATCACCGTAAATGTTTTTTCAAAAGTATTGTCGAAACTGGATATGTTCGATCCTCATTTTCAGTTTAAAACCTGGATTCTTACCATTGCCCAGAATACAGTTATTGATTTCTGGAGAAAAAAGAACCGTGAGAACGAAGATGCTGTGGAAAATCTTGATGAAGTTAAAAATCAATATGCAAAATCTCCGGAAGAACTTCTGATTTCTGAAGAAGAACAAAAGAAAATCATCAAAACCATAGAATCTCTGGATGCCAATTACCAGGATATTATCAAATTGAGATTCTTTGAAGAAAAAAGCATCAAAGAAATTGCTGAAGAACTGGGAATTTCAGTAGCCAATACCAAAGTACGGGTAATGCGTGCTAAAAAAGTCTTAGCTGAGCTGTTGAAAAATAATGAGTTTGATGATAATTAAAAAGAATATATTCAATAGAAACGGGCTTTAGCCCGTTTACTGAAAAAAAAATCAAAATCGGCCTTAGCCAAAACATAATCTCACAATTTAATTTAAAAATAAACCTCTTCTTTTGTTTTCGGAAGAATTATTTTTTGCTGCTTTTCCTGATTTCTGTTTTGTAGATTGATCTTGAGTCCTTTTTTAATATAGGTTTCCTTTAAAGATTTACCATATTCAGCTGTGTTTTCCACTTCTTTTGAATAGTTCAGCTGACCTGTTGAAAGATTAAAATCAATATCTTTCCAGTAATCGCCCGGCCTTCCTGAAGTGGAAGAGGTTCCTATGAGTTCAAAATGTCCGTTCTGAAATCTATATTTGTCTGTAACATCCCATTTCCAGCTGCTTCCTCCGTTTTGGGAAATGATCAGAATGCCTTTTTCTATTTTTGTTTCTCTGTAAGGATCGCCCATCATGCCTCCGCCATTGCTTTCCATAACAGCATTTCTAGATTTTTCAAGGATTGTCCATGCTCCGCCTGCCTTTTTCAGAATCTGAATTTCACGGATGTTTCCCATATCTGTGGTGTCCTTTGTATTGTAAATAATTACTTTTTCAGGAATTTTATCACCATCAAGATCTCCGTCTACCGTTTCAATGATACTAGAACCCGAAGGCTGAAATTGTTTTTGGGCAAGACAAAATGTTCCGCATACCGCAAATAAAAGGAAGAATATTTTTTTCATAAGAATATTTTGAAGAGATAAATATACAAATGAAATTTCGAATTATAAGTTTCATCAATATTTCCGGTTGATGGTTTCCATTAAAAAATCCTTAACTTTGAACTTCAATTTTAGAAATGGAAAATTCAGTTCAAGACACTACCGTTCAAAAACCAAAATGGATCCGCGTAAAACTTCCTACCGGAAAGAATTACAGAGAGCTGAGAACTTTGGTTGATAAATATAAATTAAATACCATTTGCCAAAGCGGAAGCTGCCCGAACATGGGAGAATGTTGGGGTGAAGGTACAGCTACTTTCATGATTTT
This window contains:
- a CDS encoding response regulator, with the protein product MENEKINIVIVDDHPIVIEGLRMMLNSQPFFNVAGSFASGTETINFVRSEMADIILLDITLPDANGTELCREIKKISPNTSVIMFSNRSERSIIMQSIQNGASGYLLKNTSIDELVICIRGALSGDIVFCNETKLIISRPSQNEVPAPRLTKREKQILQMVAQGKTSNMIAEELFLSPLTVDTHRKNLLQKFHAKNSTELINRAVQQRMIEE
- the tyrS gene encoding tyrosine--tRNA ligase; translated protein: MNSFIEELKWRGLFADMMPGTDEQLNKEVTTAYIGFDPTADSLHIGSLIQIKILAHFQLHGHKPIALVGGATGMIGDPSGKSAERNLLDEETLLHYVDCLKNQLSKFLNFEGNEPNKAELVNNYDWMKNISFLDFAKNVGKNITVNYMMAKDSVKKRLSGDAGVDGMSFTEFTYQLIQGYDFLHLYQNNNVKLQMGGSDQWGNITTGTELIRRKAQGEAFALTVPLITKADGSKFGKSESGENYWLDKKKTSPYKFYQFWLNATDDDAERFIKFYTFLGKEEIEALIEEHKTAAHERKLQKRLAEEVTVWVHGREEYEKALKASEILFGRSTAEDLVSLDEETFLEVFDGVPQKEIAKTDVLGVNIVELLSEKSGFLKSKSEAQREIKGNAISVNKQKVNDTFTANETDLIDGKFLLLQKGKKSYFIVKVG
- a CDS encoding ATP-binding protein, which codes for MKRLLVLLSLFLFFKLQSQQIIPLNEKAYIDSLQTITKGHLPDASKATASLLLSNYYRNSDSILSKKYLANGKLLAQSHPFISAKYYYYEGQYNLDRNKKKAAVSYQQAIRSLSKFKNEESDFLQALAWYSYGVSQKDKEGYIPLVKMILEKSIPLVEKYESNRNLGFLYTQLAVILTYNAQFKKAEDYNVKALKILEKHYPNSAELFFTYLNSANNFCYQANGDEAEKYLNKAEKLINPYPESSSNAFYYYSKTLLYITRQKNEEALPVIEKGIFYTQKYNQNLLAQMFYFNKYDILKKLKRYKEAKATLEDVLTEKSLTIDLNNRKTFYKQLSLLNEELGNTKEALLWEQKYSKLNDSLNTENVKLEINKLESKFNTAEKERKIATLNAEKNQKDLEVNKKNSYLWGMGLVLLLALSLLIFLFIIFRKNKKINEQKLNDIKQKEELSLTKAILDGEERERERIARDLHDGLGGMLAGVKINFSTWSSSHLNPEKDKEFYKILGQLDSSVSELRHVARNLMPESLLNFGLETAIQDLCEFYSRKNLDIDFQAIDIEKTLPLNIQLNIYRIVQELLANAVKHAEANNILLQCSQSGENFLITIEDNGKGFDKNRENTTKSMGLRNLKNRVNYLKGKMEINSDHQGTAINIELNIHGE
- a CDS encoding RNA polymerase sigma factor, whose amino-acid sequence is MNDEQLFLLIQKAKDKDQKAQTKLINVFWVDVFSFVMKKVRDENDADEITVNVFSKVLSKLDMFDPHFQFKTWILTIAQNTVIDFWRKKNRENEDAVENLDEVKNQYAKSPEELLISEEEQKKIIKTIESLDANYQDIIKLRFFEEKSIKEIAEELGISVANTKVRVMRAKKVLAELLKNNEFDDN